In Calliopsis andreniformis isolate RMS-2024a chromosome 9, iyCalAndr_principal, whole genome shotgun sequence, the genomic window GAGAATGATGGAACCTTTTTGAATAGGAGTTTGAAATAATTACTTCTATCGAAAGTCAAACTAAATCTGGgaataaaaatggaaaaaattAAGTTCAGGTCCTATTTTAGTAGTCATGAACTTGGTGGAAATTGAATTCAGTTTCATCCTTAAGGGGCGATTCGTGAAATGGTTGGCGAGCCATACTACTAATAGCTTTCCCCATATTTCACGGCAAATGTTCTACGCTTATGCATTATCGCGAAATATTCATGCAATCTCGGGATGGTTGCATTTTTGCGCTGTGACGCGAATGATTTATCGTTGCATCTCGAGTCCCGATGAACACTTTGAGGATCACATTTCCATCGACCCGATAACTAAGCGAGAGTTTCCAACATTCTGCTCTGAATGTGAAATTGTCTTGCAACTTGGATCCTGAACTTGTACATTTAGAATAAAAACAACAATTAGTAGATTGTTCTCTGACAGAACTCTCTTTGAAACGTAAATGCATGCAGATTATATCAAGCATGAAATTAATTCTTGTCCGCAAATTGCTTTTGACGTCTGCTACTTTTTTACGAAACATTTCAATGTAAAAAGTTTCCTATTTCAAGTGTGAAATCTTAAGGGACCTTACTTGCCTTTCTCAGATCTATAGTACGTGCAACATACTCTATGACGCGACGTTCATTTGAAATACCTTTCCTGTTTCTTCTTCCGTGGATTTCGAAGAAAATAATACTGTAGTACGTGTGTAGAACGTGTAGGTAAATGAAAACCATTGAAATTCAGAATGTCTCGAGTTAAGGAAAATTACATTCTCGGCAATCCTTTTATCGATACTCGAATCATAGCAAATGTTCGCAATTGCATCGATTCTTGTATCAACAAGCTAAGTACAACGAGAATTCCAATCGTTTTAAGTGAACGAAAGGTCCACAAATTCCTCTCTGTAAACATGAAAAACGCACTTGAAGATCTCGCATTCTGCTAGCTTTAATTCAACACGAAATACAGGGTCTTGTTAGTCAAACCCTTCCTTGAATTTTACGTTTGTTTGTTGCACATTGCAATATCGTAAGCTGGGATAAAGGTAGCGAATACCCAAGTTGGCTAAAGAGAACTGAGGAACTCGTGCTGTAGAGTGTTGTTTAAGCCGTAACACGTGATAGTGGAAGGTCTGGTTAGAAAACGCGATTCCATCGTGCTATATTTTACGCAAATATTGTTCAGGTTTCTACGGAATATTACACGGAGAAAACGTTTCGATTAGTACTTCTGTTATTTTCTCGACACTGTGgaatttataattatttcattATAATCTGTAAATCAGATTAATCTCATGGAAATTTCTTATTGTTTATTAATCAGCAGCTGATGACAGGAGAAGAATCAGGTTAATAACACACGATAGAATGTTCAGTACACTTCCTTTTAACTCATTTCTTATTTAAACTAAACAGTGACTATTATAATCTATATTCCTGAAAGTTTCCCGGGCCAGCGTGTTTCGTACATGTACCTTTTCAGAAGCATCGAGtaaaaattctcatttttcttATTGAACACAGAACTTGTTAGTATATCCACGGGAGGAAGTTTATTCTGGAACAAGATACAATCGAGAAAAGTGCGAGGGTTTGAATCAGCAACCGAAAGCTTCGGCTAATTACATTTTCTTCTTTCAAAGTGCAAATCTAATCTACAACTTGTATTTTTCAATCGAATCACTTACAGTTTTTCGGATCCGATTATATTCCTGATTGTATATTCTCGGTCCATTTCTGCGGTACTCCGGCATTTCTCTCGTTCCATGCAGAATCAATGCAAACGCTTTCATTGTTCCATTATTTCCCCTCGGACCTATCTGTTAAGGCACAAATGCATAAACTCGATCGAAGAGTAGTACGTGACACGCTTAACAAGTCAATTTATACATTTCGGTAAGTTCAATAGAACCCATGTAACGTCAATTGCTAGATGGATACGTTTAAAAATGAATCACCTCGTCCATAATGTCTAGGGTCCAGCTACCGTACGGATCTTCCCCCCAAGATGCCGCAGACATAAATTTCCATTTCTCAAAGCCGGCAGTCGAGTCATCCAATTTTCTGGGTTTCAGTATTTGGACCGTTGTTCCTTCAAAGTATACAGCAAATAAATTTCAATCAAGCAAAGAATATTGAAGGAAATGTCTGAAAAAACACGTACACACATATATTCTCCTATCGATTACTTCAACAAAATTACGCTGTATTCAATTTTTCGAACACTCCTTGGTGGATATATGCACTCAATGACGATTAAGTATAACCAGAACTAGCGAACGTGCGCAGAATTAAACGTTATAGCATAATGGCCACCTCTTCTCCACGATTCTGAATTAGCCCGATTTAGTCTCTTACAATACAATTTTTCTCATTTCTGTTCTACGTCTGGCTTCCATCTAATCTTGTTTTTCTCAAGAGCCAGTACCAAACGCAAGGAAATCGTATAATCGATGGATAAATAGAAGTTAGTTCATTTAAAAGCATCTGGaaattacatcgtacaaaaaaaAAGTTCAATTTCTTTAGAAAGTGCACCTGTTTCCAAAACATGGAAACTTTATCGGTGTTTTCTGGTGAAACTTTTCAAAGGAATATACGTTTCGAGATTTATTCTTATTTCCCACTTTTTGACTTCAACTGCTTTTCAGAAATCCAGTAATTCTGTGTGATCATAAATCTAAAATCTTGGCGATTCTATTTTTCCTTCAGAACAGTCGACGCCACGAAATCGATTTGAAGAGGTGACACGCGGTTCGGTCGCATCTGTATACAACGTAAAACTGTTATGTTCAGGATGCTTTTACACACATTTTTTCTCAGTGTCATGGCTTGACGACATAAAATCCATTCAAACCAATGACAAACGTGCAATAGAACGGAGCAGCGATTTCTATACCTAACCAGGGTATACAGAGGAAACATTGGAAGCTTGAAAAAACGTCAGAATTCAATAAAACTATATTTTCTGCATCGTATTTGTACTTGCTTTCATTTTAAAAACATGTTTCGTTTACAGGCAAGGAGCGAGTTCAAACGGCAAAGAGTTGGTGTAAACGAGAAGCACATACCTGAGGGTGCAGTGAGATGCATCTGAAGAGCACCACGAAGATTGTACTCGAGGCTGACCTCGATCTCCACGTGCTCCAAAAACGTTATCTTCTTCCCCGTCGATCGACACTCGTTACCAGCCTCGAATCGTATCCTACTCACACTTCCATAAGCCAGCCTCTTGTCAATTCTGAACCAAAGATCCTGTCTGTTATACATACGCGTAGAAACTGGAGTAACGTCCGTACCTTCGCGTGTCTCATCGATACGACTGATTGAAACTTCGTGGAATATCGACTGTCGATTCTGCTACTTTAAATATTTACACCTCGCCGTTCTTCGATCAAATTTTTCCAAACATATTTagtgtataataaattatttgacAATTTCGTTGAAATTTGCCTTTCCTATACACTTCCACGGATACAAAAACTTGCTTATCTCGATGCAGAAAGCATGCCATCGTGAAAGCTACTCTTTTTCTTTAGAAAATACACGTGCAAGAAATGTACGGAATATCCATGAGACGTTCCACTTTTCCGTCTTGCCTTCTTCACGACGCGACGTAGTAACGAATGGGTGAAGTGTTCTCACCGACATGTTGAATTTAACAACCTAAACTCTCACTGAGCTTTACTGTGCTTTTTAAAGGAACAAAGACACCTGGCGAGTCGCTTTGACTTTTTATTCAAAGACACTAAAATGTGCGAAGATCTTCTATAAGGATCTCAGTTTGCTACGGTTTCAAATTGCGAATTTCGCTCGCATATTCAACGTGTTTGAAAGACCTAGAACAATCTTGTTCGTGTAATCTGTTTTTAGTGTCTTTGGTCAGAGAGTACTATGTGATAATATAGTATATAATATTCGATGCAAGGTTTATGGCTAAATTCGAATGGAACTCTGGAGCAATTTTACTTACATTTTATCGGCAACGACATTGCAGATAATTTTGTTCGGCACGGTTGTCCAATTGGAACTGGCGGAGACTAGCGCGTACGCGTTCATAAGTCCGAAGCCGAAACGTGAGTTGAACCAAAATCCAGCTGAGTTCCTGAACCACCCTGGGTTTTTGCTAAAAGTTCAAGCAATTACGGTGCTGGTCTGCGCGAACGGAAAAACGACCGACGTAAAATGAAACAGTCTCATTTAGAACTTGGACTAATCCTTTTTTACTCGCAAGAAAGAACCTATATCTTTCCATTACAACACGGGGTAGTTtaatttctctcttttttttcgaTCGATCGCAATTGTTTGTACCATGCTACCAGTTTACAAAGTATGTGATATTAATCTGTGAACTTTTCTAGGAAAATTTTGTGTCAAAATTGAAGCAAAATATGTGTAGATTAAAtttatcaatcgtatatctATTGAAATGGGAATCTCACCTAAGAGGATTGTACTCTGAAGTCCAAACAATGAGGTGCTGTACATCTCTCCATGTCAGGTCCTTGCTTTAAAAATACCAACTACATTATTACACTCGCATAAAAGCGCAGCCGAGTAGTGGGCTCTTTTTTGTTGCAATGCAATTTCAATGCTTTGGTATAAGGAATGCATTTCCCGTTGCTTTGATATCGCCATCAGAGTAAATGCTCCTTTACAGTATTGAATTTGTTATAGGTATGACTGAAATAGGAGTGATGAAAAATCTTCGCGAAACATCGAGTAACGAAGAGAAATCAAGCGATGAGGTTCAATTTTATCAGATGCATTGAATTTCAATAAGACTTCGATAAAATGAATTCAACGAGCAGGAATTCCAAAGTAGAGGTTTAGAAGATGGTAATTATTAAGTGGATTCATACTTCACTTGCAAGGCTAAGGCCAATATTCCTGCAGCTAATGGAGCAGACGCGGAAGTGCCAGTGTGTCTAGTCGTGCAGGTGTTCCTTAAGTCTGTTGTTGCCTAAAAGATGAAAACAGACTTCATTGAGTGACGGTTAGCTATGTTCCGCTTATTCTATGCGTAATCCGAATACGAGATAGGTGCTGTCGCACTAACGAATCCTTCGACTTCTCTGTTTCTTCAACTCCTACTTACTATCATTTGGTCATGGTAAGCTCCACTGCTATAGGTTGTTGCCAACGTTGCTGGACAGCTCTCACCATACCAAGGAAATCTTCCGGTTTGACTAGCCGAACCAACAGCGATTGTGTAGATGCTGCTCACGTATCCGTCGCATCCACAATCATCCGACTTCGAACCACCATTACCGGAAGCCCATACATAAATGCTTCCTTTCCCGCTTCTACCCTGGGAAATTGATTgacaaattaataataaatattttctttttttttatgtagCGAAACCGTGGCCTACTGATATAAATCAGTATAAATCTGACTTCCCTCATATAAAATTCTAAAAGATGCAATCTTGTGGCGATTGGTAACGGTTAGTAAAATTATAGAGAGTATATTTGTATACTGAATGCTAACCATCGTAATACCACGTTCTAGAGCCTCCATTGCGAGTCTCCCTGGTGCCTCTAGACTTTTCCCATCATCAGCTGGTCCCCAGGAGGCAGTATAAATATCAACCACTTCCGACTTGTATCCTAGTGCCTCTCCTTCAACGCGATCGTTTACCAGTCCATCGAGAAGTTTAATACCACCTATAGAAGCTTCGAAAGCAATGCCTACACCGCATTTCTTGTTATTTGCTTCCATCGCTATCTCCCCCGCGCATCTTGTCCCGTGACCATTTATTCCTAAGGAAAATAATTTGTAAGGAAGAGAGTAAAAATCATCTCCAGACTGTTAGTAGCGGTACCAACTAAAAAATGTGTCAACACTTCGATGAAATCATGCAATATATACCTGATAATTCGTAGCGTGGTAAAGGATCGTCGTCACCCTCATTTACATCGTAGCTAATGTACGGATCCTGAATTAATGAATTAAGAAGAAAATCGTATGTGGTAgaataaatgaaaatatttcaagGACTGAGTTAATGCGAGGGCCAATACCATCCATAAGACGCAAAAGGTAATTCGGATCAAAATTTTCTGCAACTTACGTAATTGTTTCGTAAGTCGTCGTGAGTGTACTCTAGACCGTCATCCAACACAGCGATTCTCACGCCACGACCAGTTACCCCCAGTTGATACAGAGGTAAAACGTTTAAATCAAGTTTCGGGAGAGCTTTGTTCGATCTTGTGTCTTGCTACAACAGTTGATAAGGAAGCAATCATTAATAGAGCATAGTGTAGACTGCTGCAACATGTTTTCATGTCATACACAACGTTATTGATGTAGTTTCAAGCAAAATTATAACGTTAAAAatggaaattaaaattattaacacaTCTAGTTCGAAGCTTGAATGGTGTACTGTAGTTTATAATAGAGTAGTGTAATGAACTGTATAAAGATTCATGTTCAGACGTTAAGAATACTGGCAGTAGAAGAAGCGTCTATACAGGCAGACATTCTTAAGTAGATGAAAACACTTTGCGATCAGCCTTCTATGTAGTCCAAACTAATGTACAGACAGACACAGGAAAATAATATACAGCAAGCTATGGTCTGACATTTAGTTTCTATGAATATTTTGCATGGGAACTTCTCAGAGAAAGAAAGTAGAAACAAAGTGAGAA contains:
- the LOC143183116 gene encoding neuroendocrine convertase 1 isoform X1, giving the protein MVKHVTFSSVLCGRVWIFVCWLVVSMCTTIVAEHRDDRQEEWVVRVEGGPRVASLLALQSGYKHLGPVLGFNDTYVWLKNVKFSQKKRGGLRLTKALNSSAKIIWAEQQKTIKRHKRDHIPFEDIKSERPLIREKRLEFSRYSINDIQNDKDWQEYWSHDPDDSKLMFDDELWDQEWYLQDTRSNKALPKLDLNVLPLYQLGVTGRGVRIAVLDDGLEYTHDDLRNNYDPYISYDVNEGDDDPLPRYELSGINGHGTRCAGEIAMEANNKKCGVGIAFEASIGGIKLLDGLVNDRVEGEALGYKSEVVDIYTASWGPADDGKSLEAPGRLAMEALERGITMGRSGKGSIYVWASGNGGSKSDDCGCDGYVSSIYTIAVGSASQTGRFPWYGESCPATLATTYSSGAYHDQMIATTDLRNTCTTRHTGTSASAPLAAGILALALQVNKDLTWRDVQHLIVWTSEYNPLSKNPGWFRNSAGFWFNSRFGFGLMNAYALVSASSNWTTVPNKIICNVVADKIIDKRLAYGSVSRIRFEAGNECRSTGKKITFLEHVEIEVSLEYNLRGALQMHLTAPSGTTVQILKPRKLDDSTAGFEKWKFMSAASWGEDPYGSWTLDIMDEIGPRGNNGTMKAFALILHGTREMPEYRRNGPRIYNQEYNRIRKTNKLPPVDILTSSVFNKKNENFYSMLLKRYMYETRWPGKLSGI
- the LOC143183116 gene encoding neuroendocrine convertase 1 isoform X2: MVKHVTFSSVLCGRVWIFVCWLVVSMCTTIVAEHRDDRQEEWVVRVEGGPRVASLLALQSGYKHLGPVLGFNDTYVWLKNVKFSQKKRGGLRLTKALNSSAKIIWAEQQKTIKRHKRDHIPFEDIKSERPLIREKRLEFSRYSINDIQNDKDWQEYWSHDPDDSKLMFDDELWDQEWYLQDTRSNKALPKLDLNVLPLYQLGVTGRGVRIAVLDDGLEYTHDDLRNNYDPYISYDVNEGDDDPLPRYELSGINGHGTRCAGEIAMEANNKKCGVGIAFEASIGGIKLLDGLVNDRVEGEALGYKSEVVDIYTASWGPADDGKSLEAPGRLAMEALERGITMGRSGKGSIYVWASGNGGSKSDDCGCDGYVSSIYTIAVGSASQTGRFPWYGESCPATLATTYSSGAYHDQMIATTDLRNTCTTRHTGTSASAPLAAGILALALQVNKDLTWRDVQHLIVWTSEYNPLRIDKRLAYGSVSRIRFEAGNECRSTGKKITFLEHVEIEVSLEYNLRGALQMHLTAPSGTTVQILKPRKLDDSTAGFEKWKFMSAASWGEDPYGSWTLDIMDEIGPRGNNGTMKAFALILHGTREMPEYRRNGPRIYNQEYNRIRKTNKLPPVDILTSSVFNKKNENFYSMLLKRYMYETRWPGKLSGI